One region of Miscanthus floridulus cultivar M001 chromosome 19, ASM1932011v1, whole genome shotgun sequence genomic DNA includes:
- the LOC136528863 gene encoding probable histone H2A.5, with amino-acid sequence MDASGAGSKAKKGAARRKAGGPRKKSVSRSVKAGLQFPISRIGRYLKKGRYVQRVGTGAPVYLAAVLEYLAAEVLELAGNVARDNKKTRIIPRHVLLAIRNDEELGKLLAGVTIAHGGVLPNINPVLMVCSFSSRRSS; translated from the coding sequence ATGGACGCCAGCGGAGCCGGCAGCAAGGCGAAGAAAGGGGCGGCCAGGCGCAAGGCGGGCGGCCCCAGGAAGAAGTCAGTGTCGCGATCCGTCAAGGCTGGGCTGCAGTTCCCCATCAGCCGGATCGGGCGGTACCTCAAGAAGGGCCGGTACGTGCAGCGCGTGGGCACCGGCGCCCCCGTCTACCTCGCCGCCGTGCTGGAGTACCTCGCCGCCGAGGTGCTGGAGCTGGCCGGGAACGTGGCTAGGGACAACAAGAAGACGCGCATCATCCCGCGCCACGTGCTCCTGGCCATCCGCAACGACGAGGAGCTCGGGAAGCTGCTGGCCGGCGTCACCATCGCGCACGGCGGCGTCCTCCCCAACATCAACCCGGTGCTTATGGTATGTTCATTTTCATCGAGAAGATCTTCATAA